One Danio rerio strain Tuebingen ecotype United States chromosome 13, GRCz12tu, whole genome shotgun sequence DNA window includes the following coding sequences:
- the mxtx1 gene encoding mix-type homeobox gene 1 (The RefSeq protein has 3 substitutions compared to this genomic sequence) — protein MWKDSTIDATAKTSGSGAVSRSASRRKRTSFSKEHVELLRATFETDPYPGISLRESLSQTTGLPESRIQVWFQNRRARTLKCKGGKKPLWQTDLPAYNNMQTSPMQIHRKNNESSGATGTLCSPPPAYPDRIKEEMEKDAVCGCDTPSSMSISDDSGYCTPSYHQSRAIQSHMSPSPLLSPEHQMPPNWGVRYGRRSPMSSMWSPYHLEAYACNPGFFYSHSEKHNTLQPLTPVTPDSGCWEAGLDRTSPVDNPDVPRTEGQLESGVHHGPLPELPTLSLQEILGELQGDWWQGEGLNNHSTEDNHVYG, from the exons ATGTGGAAAGACAGCACTATTG ATGCTACTGCTAAAACATCTGGAAGTGGAGCTGTATCCAGAAGCGCAAGTCGCAGGAAAAGGACAAGTTTCTCCAAGGAACACGTTGAGCTTCTGCGAGCTACATTTGAAACAGACCCTTACCCTGGAATCAGTCTCAGAGAGAGTCTTTCCCAAACCACAGGACTGCCAGAGTCTCGCATACAG GTCTGGTTCCAGAATAGGAGAGCTCGCACGTTGAAATGCAAGGGTGGAAAAAAGCCATTGTGGCAAACCGACTTGCCAGCCTACAACAATATGCAGACTTCACCAATGCAAATACATCGGAAAAACAATGAATCCAGTGGAGCAACTGGAACTTTATGTTCACCACCGCCTGCATATCCAGATCGTATAAAGGAAGAAATGGAAAAAGATGCAGTATGCGGATGTGACACTCCGTCTTCCATGTCAATCAGCGACGATTCTGGCTATTGCACACCTTCATACCATCAAAGCAGAGCCATTCAATCCCATCTGAGCCCTTCTCCTATTTTAAGCCCAGAGCATCAGATGCCCCCTAACTGGGGTGTGAGGTACGGCAGGAGGTCTCCTATGAGCTCCATGTGGAGTCCATATCATCTGGAAGCATATGCCTGCAATCCGGGATTTTTTTACTCGCATTCTGAAAAACACAACACTCTTCAACCCCTGACCCCTGTTACTCCTGACTCGGGCTGCTGGGAGGCCGGTTTGGACAGGACTTCTCCTGTTGACAACCCAGATGTTCCGAGAATGGAAGGCCAGCTGGAAAGCGGGGTCCACCATGGACCGCTGCCTGAGCTTCCAACCTTGTCGCTGCAGGAGATCCTGGGAGAGCTTCAAGGAGACTGGTGGCAGGGTGAAGGACTAAATAACCACTCCACTGAGGATAACCATGTGTATGGCTGA